Within Equus przewalskii isolate Varuska chromosome 9, EquPr2, whole genome shotgun sequence, the genomic segment GCAGTGGGAGCCCAGGTCTCTGGGGGTGGTGGAGGAGCCGGTGTTGTAGGCTGCCCCTCAAGCTCAGACTCGGAGGCAGGAGGCTCACGGGCTGGGCCGGGCTCCAAGGGCTGCCGGGGTGCAGGGCCAGGCCGCCCAGGGGCACCTGCCTCAAAGGAGCCCACGGGAATGCTGGCAATGGCTGCCTTCACTttctgggggggctttggggtgggcCGCTGGGCCTTGGGGGCCACTAAGCTGTAAGTCATGGAGCCTGCTGATGAGGAGAAGAGCATTTGCTGAGCCAGGCCTGCCTGGAGCCTATCCCCTGGGTCCCCCAACTCACCCGGCCCTGAGATGGCCCGACACCCACCTGTGGCACTAGGGAAAGGGCTGGTGGGGGCCGGGGTGGCAGTGGCAGGGGCTGGTGGGCCCTTGGGCAGGATGGTGGCAGCAGGTGGGGTGGTACTGGTGGCCACAGTGTAGACCAGGCCTGGGGGGGCCTGGGATGGCTGGGCCAGGGGCGCTGAGGAGCTGGGTGCGGGGCTGCCAGGGTAAAACGCCGTGATGACGGGACCTCCGGGGCCTGCGCAGGTgggaggcagctgggggctgggcacGGGCGACACGCCCACCTGGCCAGGAGCCAGCAGCGGGGCTTGGCCTGcagaaagggagacagaggggaggcagggccctAAATTAGGGCCTGGGCTGCCTCAGCCCCACCCTGGGTCCCGAGCTCTTCATGCCAGGCTGCCTCTCTCACCTGAAAGCAGGGGCTGCACGAAGGCAGGGCCGCTGGGCCCCAGCGAGGTGAAGCCTAGGGCTACCGAGCTTGTGGGGCCGTACGAGGTGACCGTTCCGGCCTGGCTGGACACAGGGCTGGTGCCCAGGGGCAGCGCATGCCCGCCCGCTGACTGCACATAGGTGATTCTGCCgcagggaaagaaaagggagaggggcGAGGTGAGATGAGCAGGCCCTACCCAACCCCTTCCTTGGGCTAGCCTCCAGAGAGGGTTCAATTGCCATTACCTGGTGGAGGAGGGCAGCAGGACCTTCTGAGGCTGAGAGGCGGGTCCAGGGAGCGTGGCCGGGCTGAGGGGCGGCACCAGGCCGCTGGGTGTGCTCACAGGCACTGGAGTCAGCTGGATGATCTGTGGGGAAGGCCACCAGCAGGCTGTGAGCTGGGGACCCAGAGTGGGGCAGGGGAAGACCAAGACCTAGAAGGGTGGGTCTCAGCAAAGACAGGGAACACAAAATTCGAGATAAGAGATAGGAAGGGAGAGACGAGAAAGAAGACACAGCAAGAGATGAGGGTTGCAGAAAAGGAACAAGGTACAGTCACTGAGGGCAGAATCGAGATccacagaaaaagggaaagaaaatggcaAGACAGAGTCCTAGAGACagattaaagagagagaaaaggagaagagactgaagaaaagacacagaaaccACAGGACAGAGAGACCACCACTCAGAGGAGATGAATGAGGGGCCACAGCCAGGGTGCCCTCACCTTGCTGGGTGGCTGGGCGCCGTTCTGCACAGGTACTGAGAAGGATGGGCTCACCAGGGGCAGTGGCTGGCCGGCCCCTCCCCCCCGCACTGACATGCTAGGGGCAGCCAGGGGCACTAGTACCTTCCCAGGTAGCAGCTGGGCTGAGCcacctgggggcggggcctgcacAGGAGAAACTGACTGGGCTGCAAGTTAAGAGGCAAGAGAGGAGGAAGTTACAAGGGAGCTGAAAAGGGCTGTCCCCACCTCCTTGTGCTGCCCAGCCAGGGACCTCACCTTTGGGGGGTGGGGCGGAAGGTACGGACTGCAGGATGGGGATGCCAGGAGTGGGTGCAGTGGCGGCCAGGACTTTGCCATTGGTGGAGGTGCCCGGTGGGAGGGTGAAACGGATGCTGGTGGTGGGTGCAGGGCCGCTGGGAGCCGCTGCCTTGGTCCCAGGGGCTGGTGCTGGGGCAGGCGCCACTTGAAGCTGCTGGGGCAGCGTGGGCAGGATGTACTGCACCTGGGTGATTCCCCCAGCCTTGCCCAGGGCACCTGGCTGCAGGATGCCCAACGGCACTGGCCCATTGGGGCCACTCCCAGCACCTGCTCCTGAGCTCGCAGTGGCCCCACTGCCAGGGGCTCCTTGGGCAATGAACTGCACAGCAGGGGGTGCTGGGGTCCCATAACCCGGGGTGCCCACCAGCAGGTTGGTGACAGTAGCAGGTGCCTTCCCCACAGTGCCCAGTAGGGACCCAGCCACCAGATGTGGGGCTGGCGAGGTGGCTGCTGTCGACTTCTTGTCCGAATACACTAAGCTGACACCCAGCGGGGAGCCCCCAGGTGCCCGGGACCCAGTGACCGTCTCAGTCCTGGCACCTGCTGTGTCATTTGGAGACACCTCTGCCCGGCCAGAGGTGGGGAAGGGTTTAGAGGCGATGGGCACAGGAGTGCTGCTGACAGGCCGCACTACGTTGGTGACCATGGTGGCAGCCGGGCGGGACAGGGGCGCTGCTGGGGCCCCATAGGCCAGCGATGGGGCTGGGGCCGAGGGCATGCGGGCTCCACTGCCCTCCCGTTCCTCCTTGTTTGGGGGTAGGACCAGTGTCTGCAGGACACTTCCTCCCCCACTAGGAGGCGCCGCAATAACTGAGGGACCTGGTGGGTCCAGGCCTCCAACGCTTTCAGGTCTCTTGCGTCGGAAGGTAACAGGATCCGTTGAGAGGAACCGTGCAGCCTTGGAAGGTGTCgctgggcccccagccccagggggtGGGGGCCGTAGTGGGCCTGCTGTGCTGCCCTGACCTGACTCCTGGGCCTTGAAGGTCCCTGAGCCTAGTGAGAAGGAGGTGGCTgctgaggctgaggaggaggcaggcgaggatgaggaggaagacgGGGTGGGGCCGTAGCCTTTGCCAAAGGCTGTAGGTGGATCTGGGGGTCCTGGGGGCTCAGGATCCAGCGATGGACGGCAGTGGGTAAAGGAGGAACGGATCACAGGCGAGAACACCTTCCGGCCAAAGCCCTGggtggaaggagaaaggaggcacACCCATGTCAGGAGAGCCTGGATACCCACACCCTGCCATCCCCATCCCACCTGGCAGCCAGGCTAGCTGAAGGCCTCGATTCACGTAGGCTGTGACCCAGTTCCCCATGGGGCAAATagcttgccctctctgggccttaattTCCCTCTCTGTCAACACACACAAGAGCAGACATTCCCCCTCCCAGGAAAGAGTATGACCAGACAGCGCCAAGTCCCAAGCCCTCACCTTGCTGCCCTCTGGGTCCTCCCCAGAGCTGTCTCCGCTCTCGCTGTCAGTCACCCGCTCCTTACACTTGAGGTCAATGTCAGTGTTGCTGAAGCCATCGTCAGCTGAGGGAGTGAAGGGAACATGATAAGCATAGGGGCTGCGTGCAGGACTTCCCAGGAGGGACAGTCTGGAGGTAGGCTCTGGCGTCAGCTCTGCCCCAAGCTGGCAGTGAGTGTTTCCAGGAAACCTGTTCCTCAGCCCAGGGTCTGGCCACCTGGCCAATGGGGGAGCCTAAGAGCACGCAGATAATAAAACCTAACACTGTGCCCAACAGCCTAGCTGTGCCTGTGTCCTCCCAGTTTCCTGCCTGGCTGggggcttcctgagggcaggactGGGTTTACTCAGCAAGGCCTGAACTGAACATGCCTGCAATCATACACAAacatggaagggaagaaaaaaaaggggccTGAGAGCCTGAGTCAAATCTCTGCCCGCCCCCCAAACCTTAGCCTGCAGCTCCCCAGGCAGGCTTCTGGGCCCTGCAACTGCTCACCAATGACATCatcatctccttcctcctcacaGATGACCATGCGTTCCTCGTCACTTGTCATGTCCTCGCTGGCCGCACGCTGGGAACGGGAGGCTCGGGTGGGCAACAGTGGAGGCCGCCCACTGGCCGCCAGGGCACCACCCTCACCAGGTGCTGCAAAAGGGCCTGGAGCCCCATATTGGGTGGAAGGTTTGGGGCCAGAGTAGGACGCAGGGCCAGACACCATCTGCAAAGGAGGTGCAAGGAGAACTCAGCTGGGGCTGTCACCTTCGGGCAGCTCTCCCTgtccacctcccctgcccccatgGCTTGCACCACAGACCTGTGTCAGTTCCTGTAGTGCCTGGCTGTCTACTTCCCCGCCATCCAGACTGTGGACGCCACTGTGGGAGAAGGCTCGGGGCCGGGCCGAGCCAGGTCCCCCGACTGTGTGCAGACGTTCTGCCCCACAGGAGCCGCTCCCCGGAGCCTTGGTGTCTGAGCTCAAGAGTGTCTGGGCTGCAACGGACAAGAGCTCTGAGGACACTGTAGAATGGAAGAGAAGTGCTGCAGACAGGaagcctctctccagcccctagCCTGGCCAAGCCATCTGCAAATCAGTCTAGGTACTGGGCAGAAGCAGGCTGGAATTCCTGGGTCACCTGGCAGAAAAGATACACCACCCACCAGCCCAGCATCTCCTTCCCACTGGTTCCTGCCCTCTAGGGTTGCAAGGAGCCAGCCCATTGCTCCCCCCGGAGGCAGCCCCtctgagagagtgagagagcctGGACACAGGGATGTGTGGCACTGGCTAGCTAATAACCACTGGCCTGTCTGAGCCTCAATCCCCTCACCTCAGAGAGAAAGGAACGACCCCACCCTTATGGAGCTGTGGGCCCATACCCACAGCATCACTCCAGAAAAGTGCCTCAGAACGATGCCAGGCACACCAGACACCCTCAGTCAGGAGAAGCAGCCAACGAGGGGCTTCCAACTGTGGCCTTGGGAGCCAGCCAAGCTGGGAgttaaattctggctctgccatttactagtttCTTGTGACTTCGAGCAAATGATTTtgcctttctgagtctcagtttccttatctggaaaatggagcgTGGGTTTGAGCCCTAACAGTTATGCTCCCAttggtgcctggcacgtagtaaatGCTTAGTAAAAGGCCGATAGTAATGAGAATGCCATTTGGAAATTTTATCTGTCTGGACCTCCCAGGCTCCTTCACAGGAAACAACTGCCAGCTCCTTTgtgcgccactcatcaggccatgctgaggcagcatcctacatgccacaactagaaggacccacaactaaaatatacagctgtgtactggggggatttggggaaaaaaaagactggcaacagtggttagctcaggtgccaacctttaaaaaaaaaaaaaaagagaggaacttCTGGGGCAGGGGGTGAGCAAGCAGGGGGTAGCTGACAGCTCTCAGGGAGGCAGGTGGCAGGGCAGGAGAGCCAAGGGGCTGACTAACCTCCAGGGGCAGCAGCAGTGCCTGTCTCCGACATGCTCCGCTCCCGAGTCTCCTTGTGCCCTCCTGCCAGCCCCAGACTTGTGGGCTTGGCCTCTGAGCTGGACTTCTTCCGGTCCTTGTTGCACCACTTCCAGTCTGGGTGGGCCTTAAAGTGGGCCTCTTTCACCTGGCAGAAGAGGGCAGGAAGACCCTTCATTCATCCACCCCACCAGAGGTACTGGGAGGAGCCAAGAGAAGGAGGCATTACCTGGAACGCCAGGTCATGGTACTTCTGCTTCTCCTTGGGTCCCAGGGCGTACCACCACTCGCCCAGGATCTTGCTAACAGTTCGGTTGTCCTGGTTGGGATGACGCTGGTGGACCAGGGCCCGGTGGCGCTTGCTGAAGATCATGAAGGCATTCATGGGCCGCCGGATGTGGTCCTTCTCCCGCTGTAGTAGACACGGGCCCAAAAATGGGATGGTTAGGACCAGGAGTCAGGCTTGGAGGGCCACAGGGCGAGCTGGGGACAGGTGGGAATGAGGCACCTTGTTGGGGCTGCGTCCATCCTTCTCTGAAGATGAGTCTCGTTCCTTGGGCAGGGCACTGAGGGACTGGGTCCGGCGTTTGCCAGGTGGCAGAGGCAAATGGATCTCAGGAGACATGATGGAGAGGAAGCTGTGGCAGGAGCAGCAGGGACAGTGAGGGCCACGTCTGTGGCCACTGCATCCCCTAGTCCCAAGCCTCAGGGCACTCACGCATCATCATGGTCACTCTCCGTCTCACTGTCCAGCCGGGGCTCTCCTGGAGCGCCAGGGGCCTCATCCTCAGTGGTGGGAGGGGGGCCCTTTCCAGGTTCCACCACGCCCAAAGTGTGGGGGGGTCCGGGCCCTGGGCTCTCAGGGCATGTGGCTCCAGGGGGCCGCCCAGGGTCAGCATTCCCTGTCCCGCCTGGTGGCTGCTCATGAGCAACAGCGGCCGACTCAGCAGGTTCTGGGGGTAGAGAAGCAGCTCAGGGGGCTCTTGGGCCACCTCAATCCCATCCCCATGCCTTCCCACAGCCCTCCACCCCTCACCTTTGCTCTGGTTGGAGGCCACTGGGTGGCTGGCAGGTTGCTGGGCCTCACTTGGTTGCACAGAGGGGTCAGGCTGGCTGGGGGCCAGGAAGGGGACTAAGGAGTGCCACGGGAACACAGCCACAGAGCGAGGTTCCACGTTCGTCCACACTGTAGGAAGGGGCCAGTTGAGCTGTGCAGCAAGAGAGCTTGGCCTTGACCCCCAACTCAACCTCTTTTCCACCCTGGATGAGGTGGCTCCACCCATCCTTTGTACCCTCTTCCCTATTCCCCAGCCTCTTAGGCTTGTGCATGTAACATCACTCAGGATAAACTCCTCCCTGAAAGGTTTCTAggtttataagaaaaaaaacagaagcaagGAAGGGAAATAGTCCTCAGgcctcactccctcccccacctccaccagccCTGCCACGAGGGACCAGACCAGAGGAACGACTGGCTCCTGTCACAAACCAGGCCATGTTCGACTGCCATCTCACACTCCCAAGGCCCCAAGACCTGAACAGGCCTTGGGACCCCCCCTCTCCAGTCATGCCACATTCCCAGCACCCATGTTACCATCTGACACGGCCCCTCACCTTGACCTCacactccctttctctttcctgaggCAGATGGCCtggtctcccctcccctcctctctccattaCCCACAGGGTGTGGGGTCTCAagtctctctccctgcctccctgctcctATCACAGACCCCAGGGGACCAGATCTGCCCTTCCCGGATTGGGCACAGGTGGCTCCTTGCATCTTTCCCCTTCACCCCCAAAGAGAATCTACTGGCTATGAAGAGGCCTTCCCCCCTCTACACCCCTGAGCTTATCTTGGGTGCAGAGCCCAGCTCCCCTGCCCAGAAAGAGGAGTGGGGCAAATTCTTCGGAAGAAAAGGCACAGACAATGGGGCACACAACAAAGTTGTTAAAAGTCTCTGCCCAGGGCAAGCAAAAGTGCCAGGTGTTTCCTTGAGGCTATACACAGGAAGGCACTTCCTTCAGCAGGGGGCCGGTCCCAGGGGTCCAACCTTCAGCCTCAGGAGCTAGGTGGTAGGAGGGCAAGCCCTGGGCTGAGATCCACCCCTGCTGGACTCCTGGGGCGGGCTGAGGCTAGGAGTGGGCTTCCCTCTCACTGGTGCCTCCCTGGGGGAAGTGGAACCAGCCGAGGAGGCCCCTGCTAGGGGAAGACgatgaagggaggagggaaacgCCCTAACCCTGGTCTCCATCATTCCAGACCTCCCCCGATGCAGATCAATCTGACCTGGGGTGACCCCCTCAAGCCTTCAGAAGCCTGGACTCCCTAGGTGAGACACTGGCCTTGAGACCCGATTCTTTGAAAGgctgacaaaagaaaaagtagacatCTGGGCAACGGCAGAGGGATAAGGAAGCCAGCACTGGAGGGAACTCCAGATGCTATGATGAACCTGTCCCTTACCCCTggggcactggggacacaaaAGCCTGCTCAGCCCTCCAACCCCATACAGCCCCCAGGGACCTGGACCTGTCCCTCTCTTCACAAAGATCTTTCTCATCAGGGCCTCCTCTGATGAGGCCCATCTTCTGCTGGGTGGGGAATAAGGGGCCCAGCAGACAATAGTGGAACAGTCCTTTGGTCCTGCCCCTCTTGAACTCCTCCCCAGTGCACTATCCTCGAGGTTCCCGGGTCTCTCCCCTACCCCTCAGTAAAGCACATCACAAACACTCCAGCCCATCACTCTGTTCTGAGTGCCTCACTCATTTCCCAAGCCCTGTCCTTAGCCCCACTACTCAATCACAGCCCCTTCCCCCTCTATTCCGCACCTAGGACCAGCAGGTCTCAGCTGCTCCTATTCCACTCCATGCTCTGAAGCCAATTACCCTGCACCGCTCACCTCCAATGACAACGGACCTGTTTCACCCCATCACCTTAGTAGCACAGCTGTCTCTTAGCTACTCCCCACTCCTCACTCCCATCACTCCACTGCACTCTCACCTGCCGTCACTTACCACTTGGCCCAAGCGAGCTCTGTAACTTTCCCCGtcatcccttcactctgcctCTACCATTCCTGTCCTATACCCCCATCACCGTTACTCCGCACTTAGCACGCCGACACCTTGACCCCTGCAGTCCCACGGCCCAGACGCTACTGACCGAACATGCCGAGGCCACGAGAGGCCGCGCCGGACGCGGGCACCAGGGGCCTGTGGGCTGAGTACATGGTCCGGCGCGGGGGGGCCCGACCAGGGCTCGCGCCTCCTCAGCGGCCGCCGCCGCTCCGCCCGCCGCCGGCTTCTCGGCCGTCGCCGCTCCGGCCCGGGGGGAGCTGGAGGCCGTCGCCGCAtgccccccccccgccaccccctcTGGCCGCCCCACGCGGGGGGTCTCTGCCGGGCGCGCCTGCGCACAGCACCGCCTGCCTCCCGCCGcccgggggggcgggggaggtcAGAgcgcgccggccccgccccgccccccggcgcGCGCGGGGGCCGTCACGGGGCGCGCGGCACGGGGGCCATCGGCgccgccccctccctctccctcctcccgcgCGGAGCCCGGCGGGCGGggcaggcggggcggggcgcggcgcgcGTGCGCGGGGGCggccccctcccttccccgcTCGCTGGCTCCCTCGCTCGCTCCCTCCCTCGCAGCTCCGGCGGGTAACGGCTCTGGCCCCGCGCGCCCCGGCTGCCGGCGCCGCCGCCCCGCCTTTCCGGGCCCCGGGCCCGCGGCTCAGCGCCGGGTCGACCTCCGGCCCCGGGCGGACGGACGGACCAGCGTGCGTGGGTCCGTGCGCTCCGAGCGAGCCCCGCGCAGAACCACCGCCGCCTCCCCGCCCCGCCACTACTACgcgctcccctccccccgccgcgcctccccccgccccttccccgcTTCCCCCGCGGCCTTCCGCGCAAGCCCGGCCCCCCACGCGTGAGCCCATTGGCTGCCGCCGCCGCGCGCGGGTCAGGCCCCGCCGCGCCCGCCCCCATTGGCCGCCCTAAGGGAACGTCAGTCATATGCAAATAAGGGCAGGGCGGGGCGGGCTCCGGTTGGCCCCGAAATGGCCGGGGGCGGGACCATGGGaggagggtggcagggagggcGCACTGCAGTAGAGGCACCGAGCCAGAGGGGCGGTTCGGGGCGTCGCGCTGCGGAGGCCCCGGGGTTGTGTGTGGCGGTGTGTGTGTCCAGTCTGCGCGAGGAACACGCTCACGCGCGGCTCGACCCGCTTCCCTCACGCCGGCCAGGGCGCGCACAGCCCCGCAGGGCAGACCAGCTGAGCGGAGGGTTGGGCAAGCCACCCCTGAGCCCTCCAGCCTTCACACcagcagtcacacacacacagcccctccTCATAGACCGACTTTCCTGCCACACCCATCATCATACACACCCCGCGGTCACATGTACCCTTGGTCTTACACTCACATTGTCACACACTAAGTCACACACCTCGAACACCTGCTCACATATATGTACTACCCCACCCTACTCCCTACCCACCATCATATACGCTCGTTCTCACCCACCCTCTTCACATCACCCATTTCATACATGAGCTGTCATACATGTTTAACCAATACAGATCCTCATCACACATCCAACAGCCCACATGAATCATCATacaaacacaacatatcaaacaGGCAGAATTATCTCACACACCTCATCACAGCCACCGTTTGTCCatcacaccccccacccccatccctcccacacaaccacacacactcTTCGATCTTCCATACGGCCTTCTTGGCACTCCTGTCCCCGAAACAGGGTAACGCACAGCCATCATACTGACCCCATACACTATATAAATTTACCATGGTGAGCAGTAACCACTTCAGCACCCTGGCCCATCAGGTATACAGAGAGCCATGGCCATTCACGGTCATTCAGCTACCCTGCCTGACCTTCAGCAGCCACCTGTGACCCTCTACCTCACAGAGTAAGGCAGGGGGCCCCAGAGCACCACCATGGGCTGGCCCTACCACTCTAGGCTGGGAGCCACCTCTTCCAGAAAAGGGCCAGGAGGAATAAAGGAAACGAACACTGGGGCTGCTATGTGCTGAGAGGTTGTATGTATTATCCTGTTCATTAAATCATCACAGCCACTAGGGAGGTACACTTTATTATGCCCATtgttcagatgagaaaatgagtcTCAGAGAAACTGAACAAATTGTGCAAGATCATGCAGCCAGAACATAACAGCCCAGTGCTCCAATTCAAGTGCTCATTCTACTACTGAAAATTTAACCTCAGGGTGGACACAGGCAGAGGCTCCCAAACAGAGGCCCAGGAATATGGTCAGACAATGAGACAGAAAGACTGGTGAACTACAGAAAGGTCAGAGGGCACACACGGAGACACAGGCAAGGGTCTGGGGCCCAGCAGGCAGAGTGACAAAGGCCTTGGATCACCCAAGAGGGGCCCTGGGGCCACACCCAGTAGAGGCAGAGGCCTAGGGCCACATCTGGGCAGGTCAAGGTTGTACAGGCTCAGATGGACCAAGACTGGGCTTCTACACAGGTGGGGTCAGCGACAGGTGCAGACAGACCCTTTTCCCAGCCTGCCTCACTCACTGACAGAGCTGAAGGCATGGAGAGGGGCAAAAACCAGGTAACCTGagcccagaggggaaggggaggtctGCAGCCCTCTGACCTCCAGAGACTGTAGGGCCAGACACTTGGCTGTGAGCCTGGAAGGGCCACCAGCGGGACTATTAGGTgactgccccctcctccctaTGCAGCCCCAGACTCAGACCCTCCATTACCTCACTGCCCCAGGGACTGCAACATGAGGCAGAAATCAAGGCTGAAATCAATGTGGCCCGCTATCTCCCCaccactgccccctcctctccccaccggTGAGTCACCTACTGGCAAAGTTAACCCCTTCCCCACTACAAGGCAGCCCAGGGACAGAGCTCGGAGAAACCCTGTCCTCAGCTTCCGCACTTTCGTTGGGTGAGAAAAAGAGCTCGGCCTGGCACAGCAGGGAAAAAGGGCCCCACACATCTGGGAAGGTTGCACATCTGCTAGAAGACACAGTGCCCACATAGGAGAGATGGAAGAGGCCCCTTACAGGGTAGGGTACAGCCAAGTGGGGGCccagcctggcagggaggggccggAATCCGGGCGGGAAGGGCCCCCCTGCCCtgggcactgggccagccctatacTTAGCTTCCATTGTTTGGAGTGAAGGAACCCTGGGTGGGGGTGATtaagaggggagaaggaggagcaggtCCTATCCCCAGATGGCTCCATCTCTCCAGCCACCCCAACCCTAACTGGGGCCTCCCTAGTTGGGAAAGGCAGAAGGGGCTCCCCAAACCAGGGCCCCAGCCCCTTCTGAGAGGGGCGCAACGTCATTCTTCGCTCAAGGCAGGTACTCTACAGAAGTATGGTGCAGTCCTCTCTGCACCACCCCATAACCAATTCCACAAAAGGTTTGGCCCTGAACAGCCCCCAAAGTACCAACCCACCCCTGCCTGGGGCAGGGAGCCCAGACAGAGACACCAGCTGCCACCCAGGGTGGCACAGGCTGAGGCCTGCCCAGAGGCCTGGGGCGCACAGCCAGAGATGCTGACAGACTAAGGGACAGGCAGACACGTTTTGAACTCCCGGGCCCGTTTATTGAGCCCGAGAGGCACCGAACCCCCGTCGCCCGCGGGTCCCCGCCTCGGCTCACCACGCCAGTGTCCCCGGCTCCCCTCACCCGCTCTCCAcatacacacccacccacccaccccggGGCGGCGTCGGCGACCGCCAGGGTTGCCTGGGGAACGAGCCCAGGATTGGGCTGGTGCGGCTCGGGAGGGATGGGGGCCTAAAAATAGCGCCAGGGTGAGTCAGTGTGAGTGGGGCTGGGGTAGGCAAGGGGaccaggagggaaagagaggcagGCGAGAGGTGTGGGGGAGGGTCCCCAGGGATTGGGAGACGGGCAGGACAGGACCGAGGGCGGGATGTAGgtttgggggtgggaaggggcggAGGTAAGGGGGGTAGTCTATGGGCAACGGGGCCTAGAGGGCTGGTCCGCGCGAGCTGAGGGAGGCGCCACGGCCCGGGCGGAGGAGGGGGCGCCGCCCTGcgttctcctcccctccccgcgcTCACGAGATTTTCCACTCGCCGCCTGGCCCCCAGCCAGCCCCCGGCGGGCCCCACAAAGCTGCTTTGTGCTGGGAGGGCGGGAGGGTGCCCGGCCGGCCTAACACCCACGCGGGCCGCGGCGGGGAGCGGGCCAGCTGGCACCGAGGCTGTCTGCGGGGGGGGTCCCCCACTGGGCCCGAGGGCGCGGCCGCGCAGGGGTTAATGGCGCCGGGGCTGGGGAGCAGGTCTCGGCCAATCGGCGTTGGCGGGCGAGACGGCGGCCAATGGGAAGGACGGAAGCCCGCCGCCTGGGCCTACTCCCCGGGGCGCGGGAACCCGCCGCACTAGGTGCCGGCGGGGGCTGGGTGCGGCCCTCTCGGGGTGCCCCTCCGGATCTACAAAGCCTCACTACACCGTTTCCCCGCCGCTTCacaagaaacaggctcagaggggaTAGGATTTGCAGTCAAGGTGGcaaggctgggatttgaacccaggtctgcctggcttCACGATCAGCTTTTCCGCCGAAATAGGGAGACAGGGGTTCCCTGGCCCAGGCCCCCGTGGGGAGCGGGAACAGGGGATGGAGTGCGGGCGGAGGAGGCGGCGCAGCGGGCTAGGGTCCAGCCGCCTGCGGTGCAGCCGCTGCCGCCGGTGGTAATGGGAGCCAGACGCCGTCGCCGCCGCTAATGCGCCTCCCTCCCGGCCACTAATGGAGCCATTAATGCCCCGGCGCCGGGGGCTCGGGGCCGCACCCCGCCTCCCCCGCGCGCGCGCGTGCTGCGCATGCGCGCGCCGACTGCCCCACTACCCGCCGCCGCCAGGAGGCACCCTGACCCCTCGCAGCGCCTGGTGCTGGGGGCTCTTCCACGAAGTCTCTAAGACTCCTGTTACCTCACAAACGCCCCGTCTCTCCTCTCTGCAACTCATCCTCTTCTTCCCAGCTTAAGCCTCCTTCCTCACCAGGGCAGTCTCCAGGGATTTTGACATCCAGATCcagccttttctctctcctgctctaaGTCCTTTCTTGGCTCTTCACCGCCTGGCATTCAAGCCTGGCCCGGCTGGACCCGTCGTCTTTGGCACCCTTCGCCAAGCCTAGGCTCTAGTGTCAGCTGCAGCCTCAGCTAGCCACTCAGAGGTCATGCACTTTCACCCCTCCTGGCCTTTGCTCCTAGGGCGGCCTCAGCCTGGATggcccttccctttccttcaccACCCTGAAATCCACTCCTTCCTCCATgcttcagctcaaatgtcacctctaaTGAG encodes:
- the CIC gene encoding protein capicua homolog isoform X12, producing MYSAHRPLVPASGAASRGLGMFVWTNVEPRSVAVFPWHSLVPFLAPSQPDPSVQPSEAQQPASHPVASNQSKEPAESAAVAHEQPPGGTGNADPGRPPGATCPESPGPGPPHTLGVVEPGKGPPPTTEDEAPGAPGEPRLDSETESDHDDAFLSIMSPEIHLPLPPGKRRTQSLSALPKERDSSSEKDGRSPNKREKDHIRRPMNAFMIFSKRHRALVHQRHPNQDNRTVSKILGEWWYALGPKEKQKYHDLAFQVKEAHFKAHPDWKWCNKDRKKSSSEAKPTSLGLAGGHKETRERSMSETGTAAAPGVSSELLSVAAQTLLSSDTKAPGSGSCGAERLHTVGGPGSARPRAFSHSGVHSLDGGEVDSQALQELTQMVSGPASYSGPKPSTQYGAPGPFAAPGEGGALAASGRPPLLPTRASRSQRAASEDMTSDEERMVICEEEGDDDVIADDGFSNTDIDLKCKERVTDSESGDSSGEDPEGSKGFGRKVFSPVIRSSFTHCRPSLDPEPPGPPDPPTAFGKGYGPTPSSSSSSPASSSASAATSFSLGSGTFKAQESGQGSTAGPLRPPPPGAGGPATPSKAARFLSTDPVTFRRKRPESVGGLDPPGPSVIAAPPSGGGSVLQTLVLPPNKEEREGSGARMPSAPAPSLAYGAPAAPLSRPAATMVTNVVRPVSSTPVPIASKPFPTSGRAEVSPNDTAGARTETVTGSRAPGGSPLGVSLVYSDKKSTAATSPAPHLVAGSLLGTVGKAPATVTNLLVGTPGYGTPAPPAVQFIAQGAPGSGATASSGAGAGSGPNGPVPLGILQPGALGKAGGITQVQYILPTLPQQLQVAPAPAPAPGTKAAAPSGPAPTTSIRFTLPPGTSTNGKVLAATAPTPGIPILQSVPSAPPPKAQSVSPVQAPPPGGSAQLLPGKVLVPLAAPSMSVRGGGAGQPLPLVSPSFSVPVQNGAQPPSKIIQLTPVPVSTPSGLVPPLSPATLPGPASQPQKVLLPSSTRITYVQSAGGHALPLGTSPVSSQAGTVTSYGPTSSVALGFTSLGPSGPAFVQPLLSGQAPLLAPGQVGVSPVPSPQLPPTCAGPGGPVITAFYPGSPAPSSSAPLAQPSQAPPGLVYTVATSTTPPAATILPKGPPAPATATPAPTSPFPSATAGSMTYSLVAPKAQRPTPKPPQKVKAAIASIPVGSFEAGAPGRPGPAPRQPLEPGPAREPPASESELEGQPTTPAPPPPPETWAPTARSSPPPPPPAEERASTKGPETTANKFPSSSSDWRVPGVGLESRGEPPTPPSPAPVPAPAPGSSSGSSEGSSGRAAGDTPERKEAATTGKKVKVRPPPLKKTFDSVDNRVLSEVDFEERFAELPEFRPEEVLPSPTLQSLATSPRAILGSYRKKRKNSTDLDSAPEDPTSPKRKMRRRSSCSSEPNTPKSAKCEGDIFTFDRTGTEAEDVLGELEYEKVPYSSLRRTLDQRRALVMQLFQDHGFFPSAQATAAFQARYADIFPSKVCLQLKIREVRQKIMQAATPTEQAPGAEAPLPGPPPTGTAAPPVPTPSPAGGPDPTSPGSDSGTAPAAPPLPPPPEPGPGQPGWEGPPQPSPPPTGPSTAATGR